Within the Medicago truncatula cultivar Jemalong A17 chromosome 4, MtrunA17r5.0-ANR, whole genome shotgun sequence genome, the region TTATCCTAAATCCAAAATATTTAGCCTAAACCACTCCATCCTTAGTAGAAACAAAGCATCtgatattatatttaatcatgACAAACAGCATCAAGGGCAAACAATTTTAGTCGCATTCAATATAATTACATAAATCACAACAGTGAAGAATCATCACAGTTAAttagaagcaaaaaaaaatgctaacaaacgGAACCATCGAGTGGTATCATCTAACAAGGCACAGAGTTCAAAGCAGAAAACCTAATTCCCACAACATGCTTACAGAGTAAACTGGataaaatgcaaagtaaaattaaaagattGTAATTAAAGGGGAAAATGAGAAATACGAGAGCGAGAGATTGAGCGGCGGAAACAAGAGTGTCGATGGCGACAGCTTGGAGGAGAGAGGGGAGGTCGACGACGGAGAGAATTGGAAGGTGAGATTGGGTTGACACAGCCATTGCcgaaagagagagagagcgagAGAGGAGTCAACAACAATAGGTTTGgtgttgaattgaattgatgattagaaAGAGTAAACCCTGGACTCAACTCAACTCACGTACTCCAccgttttagggttttgacgaACTAACTTGGACTTGCTGCTATATTGCCTTTGCACCCCCTATTTATTTACTTCCACGcctcttctttttatttttttcacaattttacgtttcaaaattacattattatattaggtgtatttcttattttatttcgtatgaTTCAtcacataaaatttattttttatggttataaCGAAACCTTATGAAATacacttaaaaaaatagatttacatTTTGTCGTTTTCCCGATTTTCACTTATATTTTCGTTATtatcaagtattttttttcttataaggACAGATGCATTTGCTTATTTAATACAAATCAAGAAAGCTATAGAAATGTTTTAAATACAGAACAAGAAAAGTACTTTAAgcaaattaactttaaaaattaaagtcacttctaaataaatgttttaaagTCACTTAAAGAATATAGTACTTTTATCAAATATTATCTGTGATGGTAATGTTTTAAAGTCACTTCTAAAGATGGAACAAAATAAAAGTCACtctaaaattatatgttttttatatattataaaaaaagaaattcttttccaccaaaaatataacttcaaaaaaaaaaaaaaacgcaattTTCTCCTAACCGAAAGTACACTTTAATACGTTTGGTTTTTTTAGAAAGAGTGTAAAGTTGCTTTGCAAAAACCAGTTTGAGCTCTAATAAAATAGCATCAAAATATCCCCGTGAGTtaaactcagttggtagagatattgcatattatatgcaggggtcggggttcgaaccccagacactccacttctccacaattaaattgtgtgagctctaaccactaggctacttaacaaaaaaaaaaaaatagctatCAAATTTAACAACCGCGAAGAATTAGTAttctgaaaaatgaaataaaagaaaacttttcttttttacagaAGTAAAATAAATCTTGAAGCTTGAAGGTATAGTAGTGAACATTAATGCATACTATATAATACTGGAGATACAATGAAGCAGTAGTATAGATGATGCAATTCTGCTATAACTTCATGGACAATACAACAGCTAAACATGACCAGCACCACCGGCACAAGCAAAGGTTAGGGTTATAGCCCAATTATGATCACTCACTTCAGCATGAGGAGCAAAGTAGACGTGAAAACGATTGCCATTATGAATTCTACCTAGCTAGCAGTAGTTGaggattttcaaaataaaatattcaaaacagATAAGCAACATGCCCCTCaagaattattatatttttttattggtagATCAATAGTGTTGAAGTGTATTTTTGACAGCTTAATCTATGATTCAAGCAATTACATATTTGCCAAAACAGTTCAACGGGTGATTACATTCATGAATTTCCTTTTTGCAAATGCCAACCACCATTTATTTGGAGTGCCATTAGGTCTGTATGCAACGCTTAGTAACCTTCCGCTTGTTTCTTCCCTTATCTGCTTCAAATAATTTCTAAACAATTCTGCATTTGTTGAAATCACAAAGCTTACATATAAGACTACATGTGTTCTACAAACAAGTTAATTGAATTGCAATAATGCATCAACCAGattgaacacaacaacaatattcaaGTTCAATGTCctctcaaaacaacaaaaaatcaagTTCATTGTAAGCCAGCATGTGGAGTACAGTCAGCTATCTCAATATGTATACAATTTTCCAATCAAACTATCATGTAAAGAAATGCAATTGCATCAAGAAACATTGGTTACAGTCACATTTAATAGAAAACCAAAAGCTAAAATGTACAGTTCAATCATCGATAGATCATCAGCTAGTTgcataaataagtaaaaatgcACTCGGCTTGACTCTACAGAAAGGCtcaaagacaaaaatataaGAGGAAATAAGAAACCTTAATATACTGGTATAAGTACATTCTGAAAATTCATTTCACATGCAAAAAGAAATACAACTGAAGTTTTCATTCTCAGGAGCTTTCACTATAAGGGAAGTACAAATTGTACTCTATCGTGGGAAAAATTTATCATCCTCTATTTCTTGCAGTTGAAATCCAAACACCCAGTCCACCTAAGGACCACTGCAAAATTTACAACATCCAGATTATGTAACCCAATTAGAAATTgttcaattatttaaaatgaACCTCTCTCTTTCTGAACAAGAGTTTCCAGACTTGAGTATTTAATTAGAAGTCTCATGAGTCATGACCAATGCCGACGCATCAGCATTTGGCACCGACACATGCCCATCTAGCTTCATTCCGGTGTTATGCAtaatatccttttttatttttttgaaaactcggtatttGGCCCAAGGACTGACTAATCCAAGGGGTTCATACAAGGAATTGTTGTCATGTATTTTCCTATTATCAACCCAACCAACCATTGATATTTAGATACGATGTGTTATCATTCAAACAAAAGTCGCAAATGAGACACACTTGGCCATTCTGTTGATTTAAAGGGAATTAGGTGGTAAATGTaaagattttatcaaattttcagtaagaaattaaatgaaaaaactcGAAGTTCTAATACAATTGATAATACAATAGAACATAACACATCACAATATTAGATGATTAATTAAAGAGTACTGTAAATactcaatttggtccttgaaaTTGTAGGATTGTACCAATCTAATCCCTCACATTATCGATATTCCAAAATGGCCCCtgaaattacaaaatttcatcAAATCTGTCCCATTGTTGTTATTTGTAGGGACTAGAATGACATTAAGTTGGTAATATCAAGAAGGATTTTGGAACTAAGTGAATAATGTCAGGGATGCATTTGATAGTATATACGGAAGAACGAAGTTGAGTAACATTTTACAATTTCAGGGATCAGTTAGGAATATTGATTATGTGAAGGACTAGGTTGATAAAGTCTTGCAATTTCAATGACCAACTTGGGTATTTACTCACTAATTACAGTAATCATATGCATATCTAACCATAAAATACAAGGAATGGTTGTTGTCTATTTTCCTAGTGTCAACCGAAGCAAGTAGTGATACAGTATATTATCATTCAAACAAAAGCCATGCAACGAGACATAAGCACACTCAGCCACTCATTTAATCACGTGATTTAAAGTAGGAAAATGCTTATTGCTACAAGAGAAGGTTTACAATAAACACAAGAATACTATGTAATTCTTCCTAATAATAACCACCCACTCCCCAATGTATGGTCAGCCAAAACCTGATCGTTCAAATCTCCTATTTTTaggaattcttttttttttttttttttgtataaatccTTCGTAACAAATAGCATTTCTCTATAAAGTATATTAAGGTAGCAAATGTAAAGATtctatcaaatcatcaaaaccatcAGTAAGAAACTGAATGAAATAAATACAAGTTCGAAGACAATTGAAACTACTTAACAAAATACAACTAATGATACAATATAACATAACACATTGCAACATTAGATCGCTAAATAAACTAAGCATATGTGTGGAATAGGTACCTGCTTCTTTGTGTGATTGAGGAAGAGGGAAAAGTCCTGGAAAAGGAAAACCAGACTCTCCAGGAACAGGAACATTTTCAAGACCCAAATTGATAATTGCTTTGGTTCCTTCAGCCAAAGTTCTACAACCTTCAAGCTTCTTGAG harbors:
- the LOC11437771 gene encoding actin-related protein 2/3 complex subunit 3 isoform X1: MVYHSSFVDDEGINRACGCPLLPLKSHIKGPAPVSDQDRTDIVDEAITFFRANVFFRNFDIKSPADKLLIYLTFYINVALKKLEGCRTLAEGTKAIINLGLENVPVPGESGFPFPGLFPLPQSHKEAELFRNYLKQIREETSGRLLSVAYRPNGTPNKWWLAFAKRKFMNVITR